One Desulfobulbus propionicus DSM 2032 DNA segment encodes these proteins:
- a CDS encoding VF530 family DNA-binding protein has protein sequence MSTKQENNPLHGITLEMAVTRLVEHYGWEGLAQKIKINCFKSDPSINSSLKFLRKTQWARDKVESLYLYTFEKKSPRGNAKVTPRAKA, from the coding sequence ATGAGTACCAAGCAAGAAAACAATCCATTACACGGTATTACCCTAGAAATGGCGGTCACCCGATTAGTCGAACATTACGGCTGGGAAGGCCTCGCCCAGAAAATCAAGATCAATTGTTTCAAGAGTGATCCATCCATCAATTCATCGCTGAAGTTTTTACGGAAAACACAATGGGCGAGAGATAAGGTTGAATCTTTGTACCTTTATACATTTGAAAAAAAATCCCCAAGGGGTAATGCGAAAGTGACTCCAAGGGCCAAAGCTTGA
- a CDS encoding ParA family protein — MAKIVSFINLKGGVGKTTTAVNIAATLAKIKEYRVLLIDLDPQTNATISVIDQEEWQDRHNKCQTLYHLFDDMLNGTDRFNINKALLTNVGSIEGLDLLPSSLYLVEIQDAIPDMDNKAYVSHVDVVGNAISDIKSNYDYIIIDCPPNLGAITLNGITISDYYIVPTVPDILSKIGISLILNRIENFRKKKKTCEIELGGIIFTKIDYRTNLHSSTMTELRAGELSEYIFDSEFPQRISVAEAPIDSRPFLTSQTAKGKSDWRQTQQLITNITNELLKRLGE, encoded by the coding sequence ATGGCGAAAATAGTAAGTTTTATTAATCTTAAAGGTGGTGTCGGGAAAACGACTACCGCTGTAAATATTGCCGCAACTCTTGCTAAGATTAAGGAATATAGAGTTCTGCTGATTGATCTAGACCCGCAAACAAACGCAACTATTTCGGTTATTGACCAAGAAGAATGGCAAGATCGGCATAACAAATGCCAAACTCTTTATCACTTGTTTGACGACATGCTAAATGGGACGGATAGGTTTAACATTAATAAGGCATTATTAACAAATGTTGGCAGCATTGAAGGTCTCGATTTGTTGCCTTCAAGCCTTTATTTGGTAGAAATACAAGACGCAATTCCAGACATGGATAATAAAGCATATGTTAGTCATGTCGATGTCGTTGGTAATGCTATTTCAGACATCAAATCAAATTACGATTATATAATAATTGATTGTCCTCCAAATTTAGGTGCTATCACTCTTAATGGTATTACTATAAGTGATTACTACATTGTTCCTACTGTACCAGATATACTTTCAAAAATAGGGATAAGCTTAATCCTTAACCGTATAGAAAATTTCAGAAAAAAGAAAAAAACATGCGAGATTGAACTTGGTGGAATAATTTTTACCAAAATCGATTATCGTACAAATTTACATAGTTCAACAATGACTGAGTTGAGAGCAGGAGAACTAAGCGAATATATTTTCGATTCTGAATTTCCTCAGCGAATTTCTGTCGCCGAAGCACCAATAGACTCTAGGCCATTTTTAACTTCCCAAACTGCAAAAGGGAAAAGTGATTGGCGGCAGACACAGCAATTAATCACAAATATTACAAACGAGCTTCTTAAAAGGTTAGGAGAATGA
- a CDS encoding transporter substrate-binding domain-containing protein: MKRAICIHPPLATIRKWLGTLLLVAVFAVSSCAAEQQGPLKVGMELAYPPFEMTNTTGKPAGVSVDLAKALGISLGREIKIENMSFDGLIPALKTGKIDIILSSMTATAERAQSIDFSEPYLQTGLCLLVRKDSAVQTIADLDQDGMTVAVKKGTTGHNYASKALKKAKLLVLDKEAAAVLEVVQGKADAFIYDQMSTYSNWKRNPQTTRALLKPFQQESWAIGIRKDNTALKEEINRFLKDYRAKGGFDKLGDTWLLEQKQEFKRLGYPFFL; encoded by the coding sequence ATGAAACGCGCCATCTGCATCCATCCCCCCCTTGCAACCATCAGAAAGTGGTTGGGGACGCTCTTGCTTGTTGCCGTATTTGCCGTCTCCAGTTGTGCGGCTGAGCAGCAGGGACCGTTGAAAGTTGGGATGGAGTTGGCCTACCCCCCGTTTGAGATGACCAACACCACCGGCAAACCAGCCGGGGTCAGTGTTGATCTGGCCAAGGCGCTTGGCATCAGTCTGGGCAGGGAGATCAAGATAGAGAACATGAGTTTTGACGGCCTCATCCCTGCGCTTAAGACCGGCAAGATCGACATCATCCTTTCCTCGATGACCGCCACCGCAGAGCGGGCACAGTCCATCGACTTTTCCGAGCCGTATCTGCAAACCGGGCTCTGTTTGCTGGTGCGCAAAGATTCTGCGGTGCAAACCATTGCGGATCTTGACCAGGACGGCATGACGGTTGCCGTGAAGAAAGGCACCACCGGGCACAACTATGCCAGCAAGGCATTGAAAAAAGCCAAGCTACTGGTCCTTGACAAGGAGGCAGCGGCGGTGCTTGAGGTTGTCCAGGGCAAGGCCGATGCCTTTATTTACGATCAGATGTCCACCTACAGCAACTGGAAGCGCAACCCGCAGACCACCCGCGCCCTCCTCAAACCCTTTCAGCAGGAATCATGGGCCATTGGCATCCGCAAAGATAACACCGCCCTCAAGGAGGAGATCAATCGTTTCCTCAAGGACTATCGGGCCAAGGGCGGCTTTGACAAGCTCGGCGACACCTGGCTGCTGGAGCAGAAACAGGAATTCAAGCGGCTTGGCTATCCGTTTTTCCTGTAA
- a CDS encoding amino acid ABC transporter permease translates to MGRLTLWWRMEDNEAPSLLSRLLAFALVLLLLSALFFFSFSQLQYGWNWTAVWQYRQKFLHGWMTTLLISVAALGLSLLISVFFALARRSRLLPLRYLAMLYIEGVRGTPLLVQILVFFYVVADAFGINNRYVVGILTLAFFAGAYLSEIIRAGIESIGESQIESARAIGLSPLQTYRFVILPQVVRRILPPLAGQFASLVKDSSLLSIIAVSEFTLNAQEVNAFTYSTLESYLPLAVGYLVLTLPISLFSRHLEQKFRYAT, encoded by the coding sequence ATGGGCAGATTGACCCTCTGGTGGCGGATGGAGGACAACGAGGCGCCGTCGCTGCTCTCGCGGCTCCTGGCCTTTGCCCTGGTCCTCCTCCTGCTCTCGGCACTGTTCTTTTTTTCCTTCAGCCAGTTGCAGTATGGGTGGAACTGGACTGCGGTCTGGCAGTATCGGCAGAAATTTCTGCACGGCTGGATGACCACCCTACTGATTTCCGTCGCGGCGCTTGGCCTCAGCCTGCTGATTAGTGTCTTTTTCGCCCTCGCCCGCCGCTCCCGCCTGTTGCCGCTGCGCTATCTGGCCATGCTCTATATCGAAGGAGTGCGCGGCACCCCGCTTCTGGTGCAGATTCTGGTCTTTTTTTACGTGGTGGCGGATGCCTTTGGCATCAATAATCGCTATGTTGTCGGCATTCTCACCCTGGCCTTCTTTGCCGGGGCCTATCTGAGCGAGATTATTCGGGCGGGCATCGAGAGTATCGGTGAATCGCAAATAGAATCCGCACGCGCCATTGGCCTGAGCCCCTTGCAGACCTACCGTTTTGTCATCCTCCCACAGGTGGTGCGGCGGATTTTGCCGCCCCTAGCCGGTCAATTCGCCTCGCTGGTCAAAGACTCCTCGCTGCTTTCGATCATTGCCGTCAGTGAATTCACCCTCAACGCCCAGGAGGTCAACGCCTTTACCTATAGCACGCTGGAAAGCTATCTGCCGCTGGCCGTTGGCTATTTGGTGTTGACCCTCCCCATTTCCCTGTTCAGCCGCCACCTGGAACAGAAATTTCGCTATGCAACTTAG
- a CDS encoding amino acid ABC transporter ATP-binding protein, translating into MQLSLTHLSKSYNGHRVLDDISIELPDVHALVIIGPSGGGKTTLLRTIAGLERPDCGQICINGQPLLFDAASLLLHRRSIGTVFQAFNLFPHLSALDNIMLPLEQAQGYTHEQALATAQAMLHRFQLTAHADKKPAQLSGGQQQRVAIARAIAIKPRFLLFDEPTSALDPEITSEVLDIIKELQEEGRDLLLITHHMGFARTAADHCLFVAEGKIRESGSVERLFDHPQSEQLQQFLGRVTRYN; encoded by the coding sequence ATGCAACTTAGCCTGACGCATCTCAGTAAATCCTATAATGGCCACCGGGTGTTGGACGATATTTCCATTGAACTGCCGGATGTGCATGCCCTGGTCATCATTGGCCCCTCGGGAGGTGGCAAGACAACCCTGCTGCGCACGATTGCCGGCCTGGAGCGACCTGATTGCGGACAAATATGCATCAACGGCCAACCGCTGCTCTTTGATGCGGCAAGCCTACTCCTCCATCGTCGCAGCATCGGCACGGTCTTTCAGGCCTTCAACCTCTTTCCGCACCTGAGTGCGCTTGACAATATCATGCTGCCGCTTGAGCAGGCGCAGGGATATACGCACGAGCAGGCCCTGGCAACGGCCCAGGCCATGCTGCACCGGTTTCAACTGACAGCCCATGCCGACAAGAAACCGGCCCAGTTATCCGGCGGCCAGCAACAGCGGGTGGCCATTGCCCGCGCCATCGCCATCAAACCACGGTTTCTGCTCTTCGACGAACCGACCTCGGCCCTTGACCCGGAGATAACCTCAGAGGTGCTTGATATTATCAAGGAATTGCAAGAGGAGGGGCGCGATTTGCTGCTGATCACCCATCACATGGGATTTGCCCGCACCGCAGCGGACCATTGTCTCTTTGTTGCAGAGGGAAAAATCAGGGAAAGCGGCAGTGTCGAGCGCCTCTTTGACCACCCGCAAAGCGAACAACTGCAGCAGTTTTTGGGAAGGGTCACCCGCTATAATTAA
- a CDS encoding sulfite exporter TauE/SafE family protein: MTGLEITGTGLLLGLTNGPACLVACVPALVPVMLTTAPSPVARRFAWPLLGRFLCGRLSAYTLVGMLAGLSGHSLQAVSGLLAPWMSLLLALLLMAHGLGLLRRFSCRFGCSVMGGVASPLLLGALTGFSLCPPFLLALTWVWGQGIGPLAAALFFLAFFLGTSLYLLPLGFGGYLVENQRLKRLGRVLSLGAGMFFAVRAVIDGVMH, translated from the coding sequence ATGACCGGCCTGGAAATAACCGGAACCGGGCTGCTGCTGGGTCTGACTAACGGTCCGGCCTGTCTGGTCGCCTGCGTCCCGGCCCTGGTGCCGGTAATGCTCACCACTGCGCCATCGCCTGTTGCAAGACGCTTTGCCTGGCCGCTGCTGGGCCGCTTCCTCTGCGGCCGCCTGAGTGCCTACACCCTGGTTGGCATGCTTGCCGGGCTGAGCGGTCATTCCCTGCAAGCGGTCAGTGGCTTGCTCGCCCCCTGGATGAGCCTGCTGCTGGCGCTGTTGCTCATGGCCCACGGGCTCGGACTGTTGCGGCGGTTCTCCTGCCGCTTCGGCTGCTCGGTCATGGGTGGCGTTGCCTCGCCGCTGCTCTTGGGCGCGCTGACCGGCTTTTCCCTCTGCCCGCCGTTTCTTCTCGCCCTCACCTGGGTCTGGGGCCAGGGCATTGGCCCGTTGGCGGCGGCTCTGTTCTTCCTTGCCTTTTTCCTGGGCACCTCGCTCTACCTGCTGCCCCTGGGGTTTGGGGGCTATCTTGTCGAAAACCAGAGGCTGAAGCGGTTGGGACGGGTGCTGTCGTTGGGGGCGGGGATGTTCTTTGCGGTCCGGGCAGTGATCGATGGTGTTATGCACTGA
- a CDS encoding acyl-CoA dehydratase activase, producing MEYFAGIDAGSTYVKVAVLTEEGELAGFQHRPTGIDAAGTSRRLLETIMNDLGGSTETIRSIMATGYSRRIIDVAHDTITEVRAHAAGALLTAPPQANIRTVIDIGGQDSKVIVLGEDGDTQNFVMNDKCAAGTGRFLESLARVLELKVSDLGPLSLQSIAPATINSTCVVFAESEVISLVARKKPARDIVAGIHEALAKRIGAMARKARFEPGVLLTGGGGLNPGIVQALEDELMIDIHLPLHPQLNGAIGAARIAGTQA from the coding sequence ATGGAATATTTTGCCGGCATTGACGCCGGATCCACCTATGTCAAGGTGGCGGTCCTCACCGAAGAGGGGGAACTGGCCGGTTTCCAGCACCGGCCCACCGGTATTGATGCCGCCGGCACCTCGCGCCGCTTGCTGGAGACGATCATGAACGATCTCGGTGGTTCAACCGAGACCATCCGCTCGATCATGGCCACCGGTTACAGCCGCCGTATCATCGATGTGGCCCACGATACCATCACCGAGGTTCGCGCCCATGCCGCCGGAGCACTGCTGACCGCACCACCGCAGGCCAACATCCGCACCGTCATTGATATCGGTGGCCAGGACAGTAAGGTGATTGTCCTAGGCGAGGACGGCGACACCCAGAACTTTGTCATGAACGACAAGTGCGCTGCCGGCACCGGCCGTTTTCTCGAATCCCTGGCCCGGGTGCTGGAGCTGAAGGTCAGCGATCTCGGCCCTTTGTCCCTGCAATCCATTGCCCCGGCAACCATCAACTCCACCTGCGTGGTTTTTGCCGAATCCGAGGTGATCTCGCTGGTGGCCCGTAAAAAGCCGGCCAGGGATATCGTCGCCGGCATCCACGAGGCCCTGGCCAAACGCATCGGTGCAATGGCACGCAAGGCCCGTTTTGAACCGGGGGTGCTGCTCACCGGTGGTGGCGGTCTCAACCCCGGTATTGTTCAGGCCTTGGAAGACGAATTGATGATTGATATCCATCTGCCGCTGCACCCGCAGCTCAACGGTGCCATCGGTGCGGCCCGCATCGCCGGGACCCAGGCCTGA
- a CDS encoding 2-hydroxyacyl-CoA dehydratase family protein, with protein MNKPLQPQAAGRWLRQISREAGRQLAMLRDLTDGPAALAPFIEALEQVFVANDPRSLLLRDGATRSVIGIYCILVPEELIYAVGAIPLRLCGGCSSSCAAGEEHVPRDGCPLAKSSLGLTAQPGLAVYDLCDVVIVPTTCDAKRKFAEELSRFREVWMLEVPHLKDSEISQQAWLLQVMALKERLEQHMSREQGRRVRITAQTLDQAIQVQAAAQSQMRRLQALRSAETSPLWGRQAMVAANAFSFMEVEAWTRAMRTLNDELEQRQIAVCPARAPRIFIAGSPVIFPNLKLPTLIEELGAILVADESCVGERALYDPVGHPERNLRAQLIALAARTLMPCICPSFAPNEDRLVTLRRMIASHRVDGVVYHVLKGCVVYDFEVGRVEAVCKESGVAMVRIETDYSPEDVEQLRTRIEAFVEMLVQRKRR; from the coding sequence ATGAATAAACCGCTCCAACCCCAGGCAGCGGGCCGCTGGCTGCGGCAGATCAGCCGCGAGGCCGGCCGGCAGTTGGCCATGCTCCGCGATCTGACCGATGGCCCCGCCGCGCTTGCCCCCTTTATCGAGGCCCTGGAACAGGTCTTTGTTGCCAACGATCCCAGATCGTTGCTCTTGCGTGACGGTGCAACCCGGTCGGTGATCGGCATTTACTGTATTTTGGTGCCGGAGGAGCTGATCTACGCCGTTGGTGCCATCCCCCTGCGGCTCTGCGGCGGTTGCTCGTCCTCCTGCGCGGCGGGTGAGGAGCATGTGCCCCGTGACGGCTGCCCCCTGGCCAAGTCTTCACTCGGTTTGACCGCCCAGCCAGGTCTGGCCGTCTACGATCTCTGCGATGTGGTGATCGTGCCCACCACCTGCGATGCCAAACGCAAGTTTGCCGAGGAGCTGTCGCGCTTCCGCGAGGTGTGGATGCTGGAGGTGCCCCATCTCAAGGACTCGGAAATCTCCCAGCAGGCCTGGCTGCTGCAAGTCATGGCCCTCAAGGAGCGATTGGAGCAGCATATGAGCCGGGAGCAGGGGAGGCGGGTGCGCATCACTGCTCAGACCCTGGATCAGGCCATCCAGGTGCAGGCAGCGGCCCAGAGCCAGATGCGGCGCTTGCAGGCCCTGCGTAGCGCGGAGACCAGCCCGCTCTGGGGGCGGCAGGCGATGGTGGCGGCCAATGCCTTCTCCTTCATGGAGGTGGAAGCCTGGACCAGGGCCATGCGCACGCTCAACGACGAGTTGGAGCAGCGGCAGATTGCGGTGTGCCCGGCCCGTGCCCCGCGCATTTTCATTGCCGGTAGTCCGGTCATCTTTCCCAACCTCAAGCTGCCCACCCTTATCGAGGAGTTGGGGGCCATCCTGGTGGCCGACGAATCCTGCGTCGGCGAACGGGCGCTCTACGACCCGGTGGGCCATCCGGAACGCAATCTGCGCGCGCAGCTTATCGCCCTGGCCGCACGCACGCTCATGCCCTGCATCTGTCCGAGTTTTGCCCCCAACGAGGATCGGCTGGTCACCCTGCGGCGGATGATTGCCTCCCACCGGGTCGATGGAGTGGTCTACCACGTGCTCAAGGGCTGCGTGGTCTATGATTTCGAGGTGGGACGGGTGGAGGCGGTGTGCAAGGAGTCGGGGGTGGCAATGGTGCGTATCGAAACCGACTACAGTCCCGAGGATGTGGAACAGTTACGCACCCGCATCGAGGCCTTTGTGGAGATGCTGGTACAGCGCAAACGGCGATAG
- a CDS encoding 4Fe-4S binding protein encodes MRIAHLRWLILATSFAILLFGACAGLHLGSFLPTFSCCFVPTRAGTCFFLPLQTSLGSFTWAEMQLFLERFFWFSLLVLLIGRAWCGWICPLGFFQDLMDRLRRALGMGFARFDQRLRQRLGWAKWIFLAIAVLIPLWVAFPVFFPSVALDLFIPFCQLCPGKYILPLITFSPDRILVDFESTTRLVMSSLGLLFSLMAIIGALVKRRFWCPYCPLGLLMSWYRRWSLLKLKKEDATCTHCRICADVCPMEITEVFSSRGRVDVTFGDCILCLKCIEHCPEDRALRADFMGLAIYRSSSRGFFSHPALAMQHNRPSATESCHE; translated from the coding sequence GTGCGTATCGCTCACCTCCGCTGGCTAATCTTGGCCACTTCCTTTGCAATCTTGCTCTTTGGCGCCTGTGCCGGGTTGCATCTGGGCAGTTTTCTGCCCACCTTTTCCTGCTGTTTTGTGCCTACCCGGGCCGGCACCTGCTTTTTTCTGCCGTTGCAAACCAGCCTCGGCTCGTTTACCTGGGCGGAGATGCAGCTCTTTCTCGAACGCTTCTTCTGGTTCAGCCTGCTGGTGCTGTTGATCGGCCGGGCCTGGTGCGGCTGGATCTGTCCGCTTGGGTTTTTCCAGGACCTGATGGACCGGCTGCGGCGCGCGCTCGGCATGGGCTTTGCCCGTTTTGATCAACGATTGCGGCAGCGGCTTGGCTGGGCCAAGTGGATCTTCCTGGCCATTGCCGTGCTCATTCCGCTGTGGGTGGCCTTTCCGGTGTTCTTTCCCTCGGTGGCCTTGGATCTGTTCATCCCTTTTTGCCAGTTGTGCCCCGGCAAGTACATCCTGCCGCTGATCACCTTTTCGCCGGATCGCATCCTGGTCGACTTTGAAAGCACCACCCGGCTGGTGATGTCCTCGCTGGGCCTGCTCTTTTCGCTGATGGCCATCATCGGCGCCTTGGTCAAACGCCGCTTCTGGTGCCCGTATTGCCCGCTGGGCTTGCTGATGTCCTGGTACCGGCGCTGGAGTCTGTTGAAATTGAAGAAGGAGGATGCCACCTGCACCCACTGCCGCATCTGCGCCGATGTCTGCCCCATGGAGATCACCGAGGTGTTCAGCTCGCGGGGGCGGGTCGACGTGACCTTTGGCGATTGCATCCTCTGCCTGAAGTGCATTGAGCACTGCCCGGAAGACCGCGCCCTGCGTGCCGATTTTATGGGGCTTGCCATCTACAGATCCTCCTCGCGGGGATTTTTCAGCCACCCGGCCCTGGCGATGCAGCACAATCGCCCGTCGGCTACGGAGTCTTGCCATGAATAA